The Alosa alosa isolate M-15738 ecotype Scorff River chromosome 9, AALO_Geno_1.1, whole genome shotgun sequence genome includes a region encoding these proteins:
- the ushbp1 gene encoding colorectal mutant cancer protein isoform X1, whose product MDDLERREEKDSAHRDSDTAAGDPDASGGYESNVPLPSVSELRQCELEVGALLKIISELNAKMGSLQAPRDGDECTSEGRVSCSTPDFPPSPGPLLHPEEEPGIRTPAPVTERGDSREVWTELQEALSTLERSANRGRSLVTFPQPLRDEETRTQHLSAAQESWVKVTQVLEEMERELGFSYRSALPSEERQSYQRDVLELHRHNSSLRSALQSRQQELGLSDSALHEMEDEKKKLQEKLLVLKRRWLVAGSLSPPRSPSSSSSGAVSPSWASPPFPGSPLLLRRHVAAFPAVSTGGNVSPSSPCPSPSPVLPGSPSLESETDRLQRCLERLKARNERLSAALERRKGESEQISMALSRHEADSTALQMALRYCEECEETYADLLGLYERRRGQGAAQATGASGLRSVLHCVSEGKDSQLSSAQTEAEKLQTETSTAEGATQRGKPSQTRLAAEDFSQQMESLKEKIVGLRQDRAALRIPEQGPVGGGKMSPDTGTLAGPRGHNTTSSPRGEKAALLYELVTVREEMSELRGAIRLTEKEKRCLEWTLMAQRAQDEAGALLLDSLKEELEERSMEQQRVSNTRERSNSGGGIPGPRNRTIFRELQAVLQREQLMKRRVTALRDSLDTKLSDGTALRRQSDEEAARLTDAHSKISSMYRNARRKHREQIWRLEKQMAALSERHMTQITELQATLENLEDRREETVL is encoded by the exons atggacgacttggagaggagagaggagaaagacagTGCACATAGAGACAGCGACACAGCGGCTGGG GATCCTGATGCCTCGGGCGGATACGAGAGTAATGTTCCGCTCCCCTCAGTGTCCGAGCTGAGACAGTGTGAGCTGGAAGTGGGGGCACTGCTGAAGATCATCTCAGAGCTCAACGCAAAGATGGGCTCTCTGCAAGCCCCAAG GGATGGGGATGAGTGTACATCAGAGGGCCGAGTCAGCTGCTCCACTCCAGACTTCCCCCCCAGCCCCGGACCACTGCTCCACCCAGAGGAAGAGCCTGGCATCAGGACTCCAGCCCCAGTGACCGAGAGAG GAGACAGCAGGGAAGTCTGGACCGAGCTGCAGGAGGCTCTGTCCACCCTGGAGAGGTCGGCGAACAGGGGGAGGTCCTTGGTGACCTTTCCTCAGCCGCTGCGGGATGAGGAGACGCGAACGCAGCACCTCAGTGCGGCTCAGGAGAGCTGGGTGAAGGTCACCCAG GTGCTGGAGGAGATGGAGCGTGAGCTGGGTTTCTCCTACCGCTCCGCTCTGCCCTCCGAGGAGAGGCAGAGCTACCAGCGCGATGTCCTGGAGCTGCACAGGCACAACAGCAGCCTCCGCTCCGCCCTCCAGAGCAGGCAGCAGGAGCTGGGCCTGTCCGACAGCGCACTCCACGAGATGGAGGACGAGAAGAAAAAACTACAAGAGAAG CTGCTGGTGCTGAAGCGTCGGTGGCTGGTGGCCGGCAGCCTCTCCCCTCCCCGTAGcccctccagctcctccagtgGAGCGGTCAGCCCCTCCTGggcctcccctcccttcccgggctcccccctcctcctgcgCAGGCACGTGGCTGCCTTTCCAGCCGTTTCCACAGGGGGCAACGTCTCACCGTCCAGCCCCTGTCCAAGCCCGAGCCCAGTGCTGCCCGGCAGCCCCAGTCTGGAGTCGGAGACAGACCGTCTGCAGAG GTGTCTAGAGAGGCTGAAGGCCCGAAACGAGCGCCTCTCAGCTGCTCTGGAGAGACGGAAAGGAGAGTCGGAGCAAATCAGCATGGCCCTCAGCCGGCACGAGGCCGACAGCACCGCCCTGCAGATGGCCCTCCGATACTG CGAGGAGTGCGAGGAGACATACGCTGATCTCCTGGGTCTGTACGAGCGGCGGAGAGGGCAGGGGGCTGCCCAGGCGACAGGTGCGTCAGGCTTGCGCAGTGTTCTCCACTGCGTCAGCG AGGGCAAAGACAGTCAGCTATCTAGCGCCCAGACTGAGGCTGAGAAACTGCAGACTGAGACATCAACAGCAGAGGGCGCTACGCAGAGAGGAAAACCCTCACAGACCAG GTTGGCAGCTGAGGATTTCTCTCAGCAGATGGAGAGTCTGAAGGAGAAGATCGTCGGGCTGAGGCAGGACAGGGCTGCTCTGCGCATCCCAGAGCAAGGGCCCGTGGGCGGGGGGAAGATGAGCCCGGACACCGGAACCCTAGCGGGGCCCAGGGGCCACAACACCACCTCTAGCCCCAGAGGAGAGAAGGCCGCGCTGCTGTACGAGCTGGTCACTGTTAGG GAGGAAATGTCCGAGCTGCGTGGGGCCATCCGTCTgacggagaaggagaagagatgtCTGGAGTGGACACTGATGGCCCAGAGGGCCCAAGACGAGGCCGGAGCCTTGCTGCTGGACAGCCTGAAGGAAGAGCTGGAGGAGAGAAGCATGGAGCAGCAG AGGGTGTCCAATACCAGGGAGAGATCTAACAGTGGCGGAGGAATCCCTGGCCCCAGGAACCGCACCATATTCCGTGAGCTGCAGGCTGTCCTACAACG agagcaGCTCATGAAGAGGAGGGTGACTGCCCTGCGTGACTCTCTGGATACCAAGCTCTCGGACGGCACAGCACTCAGACGGCAGAGTGACGAGGAGGCGGCCCGCCTCACCGACGCACACAG TAAGATTTCCAGCATGTACAGGAACGCTCGTCGGAAGCACCGCGAGCAGATCTGGAGGCTGGAGAAGCAAATGGCCGCCCTGTCTGAACGTCACATGACCCAGATCACAGAGCTCCAGGCCACCCTGGAGAACctggaggacaggagagaggagactgtgctgtga
- the nr2f6b gene encoding nuclear receptor subfamily 2 group F member 6b isoform X1, with translation MAMVSGGWGTPNGDTNGLGDKYLRGEEEETSPQAVGSDADLGEDDKSCVVDCVVCGDKSSGKHYGVFTCEGCKSFFKRSIRRNLNYTCRSNRDCQIDQHHRNQCQYCRLKKCFRVGMRKEGSIRTSNQAVQRGRIPPSHAGMSPNSLVGGPGVGSGAGGPGLVGGEFFNGQQVSELISQLLRAEPYPASTRYGPQYGQQQQPGGSVMGIDNICELAARLLFSTIEWTRNIPYFPELPVSEQVALLRLSWSELFILNAAQSALPLHMAPLLAAAGFHSSPMSADRVVSFMDQVRVFQDQVDKLTRLQVDSAEYSCLKAIALFSPDACGLSDPVHVESLQEKAQVALTEYERMQYPSQPQRFGRLLLRLPALRAVPASLISQLFFMRLVGKTPIETLIRDMQLSGSSISWPYAPGQ, from the exons ATGGCCATGGTGAGTGGGGGATGGGGAACACCGAACGGGGACACCAATGGACTGGGGGACAAGTACCTACggggggaagaagaggagacCTCGCCCCAGGCTGTGGGCAGCGACGCGGATTTGGGGGAGGACGACAAATCTTGCGTGGTGGACTGTGTGGTGTGCGGGGACAAGTCCAGTGGGAAGCACTATGGTGTGTTCACCTGCGAGGGCTGCAAGAGCTTCTTTAAGAGGAGCATCCGACGTAACCTCAACTACACCTGCAG ATCGAACCGAGATTGCCAAATAGACCAGCACCACCGCAACCAGTGCCAGTACTGTCGCCTGAAGAAGTGCTTCCGGGTTGGCATGCGCAAAGAAGGTAGCATCCGCACTTCTAACCAAG CTGTCCAACGTGGTCGCATCCCTCCGTCCCATGCCGGCATGAGTCCCAACTCTCTTGTCGGTGGCCCAGGGGTGGGCAGCGGTGCCGGCGGTCCTGGCCTGGTCGGTGGTGAGTTTTTCAATGGCCAGCAGGTATCCGAGCTCATCTCGCAGCTGCTTCGCGCAGAGCCGTATCCGGCGAGCACGCGCTATGGTCCGCAGTAcggccagcagcagcaacctGGTGGCTCAGTCATGGGCATTGATAACATCTGCGAGCTGGCTGCCCGGCTTCTCTTCAGCACCATTGAATGGACCCGCAACATCCCCTACTTCCCCGAGTTGCCCGTGTCCGAACAGGTGGCGTTGCTGCGGCTCAGCTGGAGCGAGCTGTTCATCCTGAACGCGGCGCAGTCAGCGCTGCCACTCCACATGGCCCCACTGCTGGCTGCTGCCGGCTTCCACTCCTCGCCCATGTCCGCTGACCGCGTGGTCTCCTTCATGGACCAGGTGCGCGTCTTCCAGGACCAGGTGGACAAGCTGACGCGGCTGCAGGTGGACTCGGCCGAGTACAGCTGCCTAAAGGCCATCGCACTCTTCTCTCCAG ATGCATGTGGCCTATCTGACCCAGTCCACGTGGAGAGCCTGCAGGAGAAGGCCCAGGTGGCGCTGACCGAGTACGAGCGCATGCAGTACCCGAGCCAGCCGCAGCGCTTTGGCCGCCTGCTGCTGCGCCTACCTGCGCTCCGCGCCGTGCCcgcctctctcatctcccagcTCTTCTTCATGCGCCTGGTGGGCAAGACGCCCATCGAGACGCTCATCCGCGACATGCAGCTGTCAGGCAGCTCCATCAGCTGGCCCTATGCGCCGGGCCAGTAG
- the nr2f6b gene encoding nuclear receptor subfamily 2 group F member 6b isoform X2, with protein MAMVSGGWGTPNGDTNGLGDKYLRGEEEETSPQAVGSDADLGEDDKSCVVDCVVCGDKSSGKHYGVFTCEGCKSFFKRSIRRNLNYTCRSNRDCQIDQHHRNQCQYCRLKKCFRVGMRKEAVQRGRIPPSHAGMSPNSLVGGPGVGSGAGGPGLVGGEFFNGQQVSELISQLLRAEPYPASTRYGPQYGQQQQPGGSVMGIDNICELAARLLFSTIEWTRNIPYFPELPVSEQVALLRLSWSELFILNAAQSALPLHMAPLLAAAGFHSSPMSADRVVSFMDQVRVFQDQVDKLTRLQVDSAEYSCLKAIALFSPDACGLSDPVHVESLQEKAQVALTEYERMQYPSQPQRFGRLLLRLPALRAVPASLISQLFFMRLVGKTPIETLIRDMQLSGSSISWPYAPGQ; from the exons ATGGCCATGGTGAGTGGGGGATGGGGAACACCGAACGGGGACACCAATGGACTGGGGGACAAGTACCTACggggggaagaagaggagacCTCGCCCCAGGCTGTGGGCAGCGACGCGGATTTGGGGGAGGACGACAAATCTTGCGTGGTGGACTGTGTGGTGTGCGGGGACAAGTCCAGTGGGAAGCACTATGGTGTGTTCACCTGCGAGGGCTGCAAGAGCTTCTTTAAGAGGAGCATCCGACGTAACCTCAACTACACCTGCAG ATCGAACCGAGATTGCCAAATAGACCAGCACCACCGCAACCAGTGCCAGTACTGTCGCCTGAAGAAGTGCTTCCGGGTTGGCATGCGCAAAGAAG CTGTCCAACGTGGTCGCATCCCTCCGTCCCATGCCGGCATGAGTCCCAACTCTCTTGTCGGTGGCCCAGGGGTGGGCAGCGGTGCCGGCGGTCCTGGCCTGGTCGGTGGTGAGTTTTTCAATGGCCAGCAGGTATCCGAGCTCATCTCGCAGCTGCTTCGCGCAGAGCCGTATCCGGCGAGCACGCGCTATGGTCCGCAGTAcggccagcagcagcaacctGGTGGCTCAGTCATGGGCATTGATAACATCTGCGAGCTGGCTGCCCGGCTTCTCTTCAGCACCATTGAATGGACCCGCAACATCCCCTACTTCCCCGAGTTGCCCGTGTCCGAACAGGTGGCGTTGCTGCGGCTCAGCTGGAGCGAGCTGTTCATCCTGAACGCGGCGCAGTCAGCGCTGCCACTCCACATGGCCCCACTGCTGGCTGCTGCCGGCTTCCACTCCTCGCCCATGTCCGCTGACCGCGTGGTCTCCTTCATGGACCAGGTGCGCGTCTTCCAGGACCAGGTGGACAAGCTGACGCGGCTGCAGGTGGACTCGGCCGAGTACAGCTGCCTAAAGGCCATCGCACTCTTCTCTCCAG ATGCATGTGGCCTATCTGACCCAGTCCACGTGGAGAGCCTGCAGGAGAAGGCCCAGGTGGCGCTGACCGAGTACGAGCGCATGCAGTACCCGAGCCAGCCGCAGCGCTTTGGCCGCCTGCTGCTGCGCCTACCTGCGCTCCGCGCCGTGCCcgcctctctcatctcccagcTCTTCTTCATGCGCCTGGTGGGCAAGACGCCCATCGAGACGCTCATCCGCGACATGCAGCTGTCAGGCAGCTCCATCAGCTGGCCCTATGCGCCGGGCCAGTAG
- the ushbp1 gene encoding colorectal mutant cancer protein isoform X2, which translates to MDDLERREEKDSAHRDSDTAAGDPDASGGYESNVPLPSVSELRQCELEVGALLKIISELNAKMGSLQAPRDGDECTSEGRVSCSTPDFPPSPGPLLHPEEEPGIRTPAPVTERGDSREVWTELQEALSTLERSANRGRSLVTFPQPLRDEETRTQHLSAAQESWVKVTQVLEEMERELGFSYRSALPSEERQSYQRDVLELHRHNSSLRSALQSRQQELGLSDSALHEMEDEKKKLQEKLLVLKRRWLVAGSLSPPRSPSSSSSGAVSPSWASPPFPGSPLLLRRHVAAFPAVSTGGNVSPSSPCPSPSPVLPGSPSLESETDRLQRCLERLKARNERLSAALERRKGESEQISMALSRHEADSTALQMALRYCEECEETYADLLGLYERRRGQGAAQATEGKDSQLSSAQTEAEKLQTETSTAEGATQRGKPSQTRLAAEDFSQQMESLKEKIVGLRQDRAALRIPEQGPVGGGKMSPDTGTLAGPRGHNTTSSPRGEKAALLYELVTVREEMSELRGAIRLTEKEKRCLEWTLMAQRAQDEAGALLLDSLKEELEERSMEQQRVSNTRERSNSGGGIPGPRNRTIFRELQAVLQREQLMKRRVTALRDSLDTKLSDGTALRRQSDEEAARLTDAHSKISSMYRNARRKHREQIWRLEKQMAALSERHMTQITELQATLENLEDRREETVL; encoded by the exons atggacgacttggagaggagagaggagaaagacagTGCACATAGAGACAGCGACACAGCGGCTGGG GATCCTGATGCCTCGGGCGGATACGAGAGTAATGTTCCGCTCCCCTCAGTGTCCGAGCTGAGACAGTGTGAGCTGGAAGTGGGGGCACTGCTGAAGATCATCTCAGAGCTCAACGCAAAGATGGGCTCTCTGCAAGCCCCAAG GGATGGGGATGAGTGTACATCAGAGGGCCGAGTCAGCTGCTCCACTCCAGACTTCCCCCCCAGCCCCGGACCACTGCTCCACCCAGAGGAAGAGCCTGGCATCAGGACTCCAGCCCCAGTGACCGAGAGAG GAGACAGCAGGGAAGTCTGGACCGAGCTGCAGGAGGCTCTGTCCACCCTGGAGAGGTCGGCGAACAGGGGGAGGTCCTTGGTGACCTTTCCTCAGCCGCTGCGGGATGAGGAGACGCGAACGCAGCACCTCAGTGCGGCTCAGGAGAGCTGGGTGAAGGTCACCCAG GTGCTGGAGGAGATGGAGCGTGAGCTGGGTTTCTCCTACCGCTCCGCTCTGCCCTCCGAGGAGAGGCAGAGCTACCAGCGCGATGTCCTGGAGCTGCACAGGCACAACAGCAGCCTCCGCTCCGCCCTCCAGAGCAGGCAGCAGGAGCTGGGCCTGTCCGACAGCGCACTCCACGAGATGGAGGACGAGAAGAAAAAACTACAAGAGAAG CTGCTGGTGCTGAAGCGTCGGTGGCTGGTGGCCGGCAGCCTCTCCCCTCCCCGTAGcccctccagctcctccagtgGAGCGGTCAGCCCCTCCTGggcctcccctcccttcccgggctcccccctcctcctgcgCAGGCACGTGGCTGCCTTTCCAGCCGTTTCCACAGGGGGCAACGTCTCACCGTCCAGCCCCTGTCCAAGCCCGAGCCCAGTGCTGCCCGGCAGCCCCAGTCTGGAGTCGGAGACAGACCGTCTGCAGAG GTGTCTAGAGAGGCTGAAGGCCCGAAACGAGCGCCTCTCAGCTGCTCTGGAGAGACGGAAAGGAGAGTCGGAGCAAATCAGCATGGCCCTCAGCCGGCACGAGGCCGACAGCACCGCCCTGCAGATGGCCCTCCGATACTG CGAGGAGTGCGAGGAGACATACGCTGATCTCCTGGGTCTGTACGAGCGGCGGAGAGGGCAGGGGGCTGCCCAGGCGACAG AGGGCAAAGACAGTCAGCTATCTAGCGCCCAGACTGAGGCTGAGAAACTGCAGACTGAGACATCAACAGCAGAGGGCGCTACGCAGAGAGGAAAACCCTCACAGACCAG GTTGGCAGCTGAGGATTTCTCTCAGCAGATGGAGAGTCTGAAGGAGAAGATCGTCGGGCTGAGGCAGGACAGGGCTGCTCTGCGCATCCCAGAGCAAGGGCCCGTGGGCGGGGGGAAGATGAGCCCGGACACCGGAACCCTAGCGGGGCCCAGGGGCCACAACACCACCTCTAGCCCCAGAGGAGAGAAGGCCGCGCTGCTGTACGAGCTGGTCACTGTTAGG GAGGAAATGTCCGAGCTGCGTGGGGCCATCCGTCTgacggagaaggagaagagatgtCTGGAGTGGACACTGATGGCCCAGAGGGCCCAAGACGAGGCCGGAGCCTTGCTGCTGGACAGCCTGAAGGAAGAGCTGGAGGAGAGAAGCATGGAGCAGCAG AGGGTGTCCAATACCAGGGAGAGATCTAACAGTGGCGGAGGAATCCCTGGCCCCAGGAACCGCACCATATTCCGTGAGCTGCAGGCTGTCCTACAACG agagcaGCTCATGAAGAGGAGGGTGACTGCCCTGCGTGACTCTCTGGATACCAAGCTCTCGGACGGCACAGCACTCAGACGGCAGAGTGACGAGGAGGCGGCCCGCCTCACCGACGCACACAG TAAGATTTCCAGCATGTACAGGAACGCTCGTCGGAAGCACCGCGAGCAGATCTGGAGGCTGGAGAAGCAAATGGCCGCCCTGTCTGAACGTCACATGACCCAGATCACAGAGCTCCAGGCCACCCTGGAGAACctggaggacaggagagaggagactgtgctgtga